The DNA sequence GCAAAGCCGGCGCCATGCTGAAGTGGAGCGAGCGGCTGGCGGTCGCCGGAGGCCTGGGCACACTGCTGGGCGGACGAAACCGGATGGTCGCCGCCGCGTCGGGTCTGGCACTGCTGGCCGCCTCGGCCCTGACCCGGTTTGGTGTGTTCGAGGCAGGCCTCGCCTCTGCCAGGGATCCGCGGTACACCATCGAACCGCAGAAGAACCGGCTCGCAGCGCGCCGCGCCGCCGGCGTTACCGGCGACGCAATCACCACCGGCAGCTGAGGCAGCTGCCCGGTTTCAGCGGATCTGGATACCCTGTCCCACAGTGGTGTGACCGATGACGGGGTGGCCCGGCAACTCGCCGACCACCAGCAGGCCGCCGGACGTCTGCGCATCGGCCAGCAGCAGCAGATCGTCCTCGGTGATGCCCGGTGCGGCCTCCAGGTGCGGACGCACCCAGTCGAGGTTGCGCCGGGTCCCGCCGGAAACGAAGCCGTCCCGGAGCGCCTCGCGGGCTCCGCCAAGAAGGGGAACGGCATTCATGTCGATCACCGCGCCCACTTCCGAGGCACGGACCATCTTGTGGAGGTGTCCAAGCAGGCCGAAGCCGGTCACGTCCGTCGCCGCACGGACGCCGGCGGCCACCGCCGCCTCGGAGGCGTCGCGGTTGAGCGCCGCCATCGTCTCCACGGCTTCGGCAAACACTTCACCGGTCTGCTTGTGCCGGTTGTTCAGGAGACCGACGCCGAGTGGCTTGGTCAGCGTAATGGGCAGCCCCGGCCGGGCGGCGTCGTTGCGCAGCAAGCGGTCAGGATGGGCGACGCCGGTGACGGCCATGCCGTACTTGGGCTCCGGGTCATCAATGGAGTGCCCGCCGAGCACGGGGCACCCCGCCTGGGATGCCACGCTCAAGCCACCACGCAGGACCTCAGTCATCAATTCCATCGGCAGGACGCCGCGGGGCCAGCCGACCAGGTTGATCGCAGTGACCGGCCGGCCGCCCATGGCATAGATGTCCGACAGGGCATTGGCGGCGGCAATGCGGCCCCAGTCATATGCATCGTTGACTACGGGGGTGAAGAAGTCAGCGGTGGTCAGGACCGCAAGATCTTCGCGCACCAGGACCGCCGCAGCGTCGTCGCCGCTGTCAAGGCCCACCAGGACCTCCGCACCGGGTTGGCCGATGAGGCCACGGACGGCATCTTCGAGTTCGCCGGGAGGAATTTTGCACGCACAGCCGCCGCCGTGGGCATAGTCGGTGAGCCGGAATGCGCCGGTAGCACCATCATCGAGCTGCTGGACTGACATCTGAGCCTCATTCACCCGCCCAGCGTACCCTCCAAGGCAACCCTGCTATATTGAGGCGCGGTGGCGTCCGGGTCCTGGTGGGCCCCCCGGTCTTCAAAACCGGTGAGGCTGAGCATCTCGGCCTGGCGGGTTCGATTCCCGTCCGCCACCGCCAACTTCGGCAGTGCATGCCGCGATATGAGGAGGTCTGTGGACCACGTCGATCCCCGGCGCCTGATTCCCCGCACAAATGACCTGCTGGCCTTGCCTGCTGTCCGCGAAGCCCGCACCCGGCTGAACGAGCGCGTCATCCGCGAACTTGTCCGGGACGTCCAGGAGCAGGCACGGCGCGGCGGGCTGCCCCCCGGCCAGGTGGAACCGGCCCTGCTGGCCGCCGTCGCTGCGCGTACGGCAACCTCCCTGCGCCCGGTGCTGAACGCCACCGGCGTCATCGTCCACACCAACCTTGGGCGCGCCCCCCTTTCTGAAGGTGCGGTGGAGGCTCTTGTCGCGGCCAGCGGCTACGTCGACGTGGAGCTGGACCTGTCAGACGGCAGCCGCTCCCGCCGTGGCGCCGGTGCCCGGGCGGCACTTCTCGCTGCCTGCCCCGCCGCTGAAGACGCGCTGGTGGTCAACAACGGGGCCGCGGCCTTGGTGCTGGCTACAACAGCCTTCGCCGCTGGCCGGGAGGTCGTGGTGAGCCGTGGCGAACTCGTAGAAATTGGTGCCGGATTCAGGCTGACCGACCTGATGGAATCGACCGGTGCCAGGCTTCGCGAGGTGGGCACCACCAACCGCACGCACCTGCATGACTATGCAGGAGCCATCGGTCCTGACACAGGGTGCGTCCTCAAGGTCCATCCAAGCAACTTCCGGGTTGACGGTTTTACCTCAGCTGTTTCCCTGGACGAGCTGGGCCGCCTGACCGCGGCCAACGGCGTCCCCCTCGTTGCCGACCTGGGCAGCGGACTGCTGGCCCCGGATCCGTGCCTGCCGGATGAACCCGACGCTGCCTCCGCCTTGGCGAGCGGGGCCGACGTCGTCATCGCCAGCGGCGACAAACTGCTGGGCGGCCCCCAGGCGGGGCTGCTGCTGGGCCGCACGGAGGTCATCACCCGGCTGGCCCGCCATCCGCTCGCCCGCGCCGTCAGGGCAGACAAACTTGCCCTCGCCGCCCTGGAAGCAACGGTTGCGGGCGGCACGCCGCCCGTCGTGCAGGCGCTGCACACCGACGTCGGGCAATTACGCGGCCGTACGGACCGGCTCGCCCGGGAGCTCGGCGTCCCCGTGGTCCCGCATGACGGCAGGGTAGGGGGCGGCGGCGCCCCCGGCGTGCCCCTGCCTGGGTGGGCACTCCGGCTCCCCGAAGGACTTGCGCGGCCCTTGCGGACAGGCGACCCGGCCGTGCTGCCGCGCGTCCACGACGGCTCCTGCCTGATCGATCTGCGCTGCGTGCCCGAAAAGGACGACGGCCGGATTGTCGAGGCGGTGCGGCGTGCCCTGGCAACCCTTGAGGTTGCGGATGCAGGCAGGGCGGGCTGAACCGTGCACGTCATTGCCACAGCCGGGCACGTCGATTCCGGTAAAAGCACCCTGGTCCGCGCCCTCACCGGGATGGAGCCGGACCGCTGGGAGGAAGAACGGCGCCGCGGGCTGACCATTGACCTGGGCTATGCCTGGACCACGCTGCCGTCCGGACAGGACGTGGCGTTCGTCGACGTACCGGGCCACGAACGCTTCCTGGGCAACATGCTCGCCGGCATCGGACCCGCGCCGGTGGTGTGCTTTGTGGTGGCCGCCGACGAAGGCTGGCAGGCACAGTCGAGCGACCACCGGGACGCCGTCGCTGCACTGGGCATTGAACACGGCGTCGTGGTGCTGAGCCGCGCGGACCGGGCATCCGGGCAGCGGGTTGCGGAGGTGCTCGCGCGGACCCGAACGGAACTGGCCGGGACCGGCCTGCAGGACGCGCCCGCAGTCGCTGTGTCCGCCATCGACGGCACGGGCCTGGCTGACCTGCGTGCAGCGCTCGACGGCGTGCTGGCCAACGTGCCTCATCCCACCACGGATGGGCGGGTCCGGTTGTGGGTGGACCGTTCGTTCACCATCACCGGTTCCGGGACGGTGGTGACCGGGACACTGGCAGCAGGAACGCTCGCCCAGGGTGACCGGCTGGAACTGATCGGCCACGTCGATACCCGGCCGGTGGTGGTCCGTGGCCTGCAAAGCCGGGACACCTCGTACACGTCGGTGGAACCGGTCAGCCGGGTGGCGTTGAACCTGCGCGACGTTGCCGCCACCGATATCCGCCGCGGTGACGCGCTGGTTACCCCGGACGCATGGCCCACCACTGCAGTGGTGGGAATCCAGCGCACCACCGGGGTGGCCTACACCGAGGTCCCGGAACAACTCATGGTGCACGTTGGCACGGCGTCCGTGCCCGCCCGGCTGCGCCCCTTCGGCGCCGACCATGCCCGGCTGGTCCTCGACAGGCACCTGCCCCTCGTCCTGGGGGACCGGCTGGTGCTGCGCGATCCCGGAAGCCGCTCGGTGCTGGGCGGCGCACGTATCCTCGATGCCGACCCGCCGGCCTTGCGGCGGCGCGGCGACGGCGCCCACTGGGCGGAGCGCCTTGCAGGAATGGACCCCGCCGGAGACGTACTGGGAGAGGTGGCAGCCCGCCGGGCTGTGCAGGCGGAACATCTCCGCCGGCTCGGGCTGGTGTCCGGGCATGACGCGGAGGCACCCGCCGGTGTACGGGTCATCGACGACTGGTGGGTGCACGCTCCCGTCCTGGAGGCCTGGCAGCATCAGCTGCGCAGCGCGGTCCAGGCGCTGCAGGAGCGGGATGCCCTGGCCCCGGGCCTTTCCATGGGTGCGGCGCGGGACCTGCTCACGATGCCCGACGAGAAGCTGCTTTCCCACGTCATCCGCGGGGCCGGCCTGGAACAGGACGGCGGACACGTCCGGCTCCCTGGCAGCCAGGGCAACCTTGGTCCCATCGAGCCGGCAATCGCCACGCTGGAGGGCAGGCTGAGTGCGGATGCGTTCCGGGCCCCCGAAGCCGATGAGCTGGCGGCCCTCGGCCTGGGTGCCCGCGAGCTCGCAGCCGCTGAACGCACCGGGCGCCTGCTGCGCCTGCGCGACGGGGTGGTGCTGCTGCCCACCGCCCCGGCGCTTGCCATGCGCACCCTCGCCGGTTTGGACCAGCCCTTCACCACGAGCCAGGCCCGCCAGGCGCTGGGCACAACACGCCGGATCGCGGTTCCGCTGCTGGAACACCTGGATTCGCGGGGCTGGACCAAGAGGCTGGATGCCGGACACCGCACGGTGGTGCGCTGACCCGCCGTCGGCCAGGAAGAGCAGTGCCCTGCCTTCGGACGGCTAGGCAGGGTGGGCTGCCTGCACGTGGTGCAGGATGTTGTCCACGACCCGGGACAGCGGCGCGGTGGCGTCAATCGCGATGCCGCCCGGCGGGATCTCTTCCCGTGTTTCGTGCAGGTGCTCGATCAGCTGCCGCTCCGCCGGTTGCCCTCCCCATTCGTCTGCCGGGCGCTGGTCGAGGCGCCGCTTCAGCGTGCCCAGGTCCACCTCGAGGACGAAGACGCCGTCGAACAGATCGATGAATTTGGCGAGGTTCCTCGACCCGCCGCAGAAGAACGTCACCGCGTCCCGCTGGTCTGCTGCCTGGGCCCGGACGTCGGCGACCCTCCAGATGTGGTGCCTGTGCACAGCGACGCCGGTGGCGTCCCCTGCTGGTTCACCGGTTTCCGGGTCACCCTGGTAGGCAAGTTCACGGTCGCCGTTGATGGCGTGGTAGCCGCGCCGCCGCAATTCGTTGCAGACCGCGGTCTTGCCCGTGCCCGAGCCGCCCTCGATAAGGTAATTCTTCCTGCCCATGCCTGATGGTACCGATGGGGGAGAGGACGGGGTGGTTTGATTGGTCAGTGCTCCGTGTAAAACGCTTTGTGGCCCTTAGCCTGTTCGTAGTCTGCGCCA is a window from the Arthrobacter sp. NicSoilC5 genome containing:
- the selA gene encoding L-seryl-tRNA(Sec) selenium transferase; amino-acid sequence: MDHVDPRRLIPRTNDLLALPAVREARTRLNERVIRELVRDVQEQARRGGLPPGQVEPALLAAVAARTATSLRPVLNATGVIVHTNLGRAPLSEGAVEALVAASGYVDVELDLSDGSRSRRGAGARAALLAACPAAEDALVVNNGAAALVLATTAFAAGREVVVSRGELVEIGAGFRLTDLMESTGARLREVGTTNRTHLHDYAGAIGPDTGCVLKVHPSNFRVDGFTSAVSLDELGRLTAANGVPLVADLGSGLLAPDPCLPDEPDAASALASGADVVIASGDKLLGGPQAGLLLGRTEVITRLARHPLARAVRADKLALAALEATVAGGTPPVVQALHTDVGQLRGRTDRLARELGVPVVPHDGRVGGGGAPGVPLPGWALRLPEGLARPLRTGDPAVLPRVHDGSCLIDLRCVPEKDDGRIVEAVRRALATLEVADAGRAG
- a CDS encoding nucleoside kinase encodes the protein MGRKNYLIEGGSGTGKTAVCNELRRRGYHAINGDRELAYQGDPETGEPAGDATGVAVHRHHIWRVADVRAQAADQRDAVTFFCGGSRNLAKFIDLFDGVFVLEVDLGTLKRRLDQRPADEWGGQPAERQLIEHLHETREEIPPGGIAIDATAPLSRVVDNILHHVQAAHPA
- the selD gene encoding selenide, water dikinase SelD produces the protein MSVQQLDDGATGAFRLTDYAHGGGCACKIPPGELEDAVRGLIGQPGAEVLVGLDSGDDAAAVLVREDLAVLTTADFFTPVVNDAYDWGRIAAANALSDIYAMGGRPVTAINLVGWPRGVLPMELMTEVLRGGLSVASQAGCPVLGGHSIDDPEPKYGMAVTGVAHPDRLLRNDAARPGLPITLTKPLGVGLLNNRHKQTGEVFAEAVETMAALNRDASEAAVAAGVRAATDVTGFGLLGHLHKMVRASEVGAVIDMNAVPLLGGAREALRDGFVSGGTRRNLDWVRPHLEAAPGITEDDLLLLADAQTSGGLLVVGELPGHPVIGHTTVGQGIQIR
- the selB gene encoding selenocysteine-specific translation elongation factor, producing MHVIATAGHVDSGKSTLVRALTGMEPDRWEEERRRGLTIDLGYAWTTLPSGQDVAFVDVPGHERFLGNMLAGIGPAPVVCFVVAADEGWQAQSSDHRDAVAALGIEHGVVVLSRADRASGQRVAEVLARTRTELAGTGLQDAPAVAVSAIDGTGLADLRAALDGVLANVPHPTTDGRVRLWVDRSFTITGSGTVVTGTLAAGTLAQGDRLELIGHVDTRPVVVRGLQSRDTSYTSVEPVSRVALNLRDVAATDIRRGDALVTPDAWPTTAVVGIQRTTGVAYTEVPEQLMVHVGTASVPARLRPFGADHARLVLDRHLPLVLGDRLVLRDPGSRSVLGGARILDADPPALRRRGDGAHWAERLAGMDPAGDVLGEVAARRAVQAEHLRRLGLVSGHDAEAPAGVRVIDDWWVHAPVLEAWQHQLRSAVQALQERDALAPGLSMGAARDLLTMPDEKLLSHVIRGAGLEQDGGHVRLPGSQGNLGPIEPAIATLEGRLSADAFRAPEADELAALGLGARELAAAERTGRLLRLRDGVVLLPTAPALAMRTLAGLDQPFTTSQARQALGTTRRIAVPLLEHLDSRGWTKRLDAGHRTVVR